The proteins below come from a single Paramormyrops kingsleyae isolate MSU_618 chromosome 25, PKINGS_0.4, whole genome shotgun sequence genomic window:
- the LOC140583049 gene encoding uncharacterized protein isoform X1: MSPEKSPEDCWAVLRAAKNDFLAVLGKVYPEEMPLECAECCLVLYYLEATVILKHLQPPGVVEHMTVQEWMTRSTSEADHTVIVVKEHKTSAQQAATFALSSEEETWFDIYFTQVRPQLLSSKRSRTTLDDLGGDKRFFVSTAGRPAFNASNDLNRLHQKYKLDPVTYQTARRIFETATKDLTDQEKSLVADYLTHSTATADEHYRMKQSRNVVQASKLLKKLAGDSSADSAEEGPSCSARGAARDAALASNQQMDVQAAFDQLLRTHPVTLDGDIPDKTARSQTSGRFQRQLYDRWLKAQMRMRVRHVLSHFGRRQPTESRVDAWIRNQGWKSNVPSAASVLKDWRPVGSVDTAVDSSHIQELIHNQKWKGLVVMDIAGKGKGVCATRQFQAGEVVCDYHGPVVTATEGQRIHSSTKEEESGYMFFFRNSHKSECACHPGIQPFGRLINHSHKKANLRPRLYSPAVGGQDVILLLALNRINVGEELLFDYGVQRKSFRGEGLRTIENM; encoded by the exons atgagcccagagaagagtccagaggactgctgggccgtgctgagggctgccaagaacgacttcttggcagtccttggcaaggtgtatccggaggagatgcccctggagtgtgcagagtgctgccttgtcctctactacctggaggccacggtgattctgaagcatctccagccaccaggcgtggtggagcacatgacc gtccaggagtggatgaccaggagcacgtccgaggccgaccatacggtgattgtggtgaaggaacacaagacgtcggcgcagcaagcggccacgtttgcattgtcctctgaggaggagacg tggttcgacatctacttcacccaggtacggccacagctcctgagctccaagaggagccggacgacactggatgacctgggaggagacaaacggttcttcgtctccaccgcaggcaggccggcgttcaacgcttcgaatgacctcaaccggctgcaccaaaa atacaagctggatccagtcacctaccagacggcccggcgcatctttgagacggccaccaaggacttgacggaccaagagaagtccttggtggccgattacctcactcattccactgcgacggctgacgagcactaccggatgaagcagtcgcggaatgtggtgcaggccagtaagctgctgaagaagctggcaggtgactcaag cgctgactccgcagaggaagggcccagctgttctgcccgtggtgccgcacgggatgctgccctggcatccaaccaacagatggatgtccaggcagcgttcgatcagctccttcggacccaccccgtgaccctggatggcgacatcccagacaagacggcacgctcgcagacgtcgggccggtttcagcggcagctctatgatcgctggctgaaggcccagatgaggatgcgcgtacggcatgtcttgt cacactttggcagacggcagcccaccgagtcccgggtcgacgcttggatcaggaaccaaggctggaaaagtaacgttcccagcgcggccagcgttctgaaggactggagaccagtgggttcggtggacactgccgtggactctagccacatccaggagctcatccacaaccagaagtggaagggacttgtggtgatggacattgcggggaaggggaagggagtctgcgccacccggcagttccaggctggtgaggtggtgtgtgactaccacgggccggtagtcacagccactgagggccagcggattcactcatcgacgaaggaagaagaatctggctacatgttcttcttccggaacagccataagtctgagtgtgcctgtcacccgggcatacagccttttggccggctgattaatcattcccataagaaggccaacctccggccaagactgtacagcccagccgtcgggggacaggatgttattttgcttttggccctgaacaggattaatgttggggaggaactgttgttcgattatggggtgcagaggaaatcgttcaggggagagggactgagaaccattgagaacatgtag
- the LOC140583049 gene encoding uncharacterized protein isoform X2 translates to MSPEKSPEDCWAVLRAAKNDFLAVLGKVYPEEMPLECAECCLVLYYLEATVILKHLQPPGVVEHMTVQEWMTRSTSEADHTVIVVKEHKTSAQQAATFALSSEEETVRPQLLSSKRSRTTLDDLGGDKRFFVSTAGRPAFNASNDLNRLHQKYKLDPVTYQTARRIFETATKDLTDQEKSLVADYLTHSTATADEHYRMKQSRNVVQASKLLKKLAGDSSADSAEEGPSCSARGAARDAALASNQQMDVQAAFDQLLRTHPVTLDGDIPDKTARSQTSGRFQRQLYDRWLKAQMRMRVRHVLSHFGRRQPTESRVDAWIRNQGWKSNVPSAASVLKDWRPVGSVDTAVDSSHIQELIHNQKWKGLVVMDIAGKGKGVCATRQFQAGEVVCDYHGPVVTATEGQRIHSSTKEEESGYMFFFRNSHKSECACHPGIQPFGRLINHSHKKANLRPRLYSPAVGGQDVILLLALNRINVGEELLFDYGVQRKSFRGEGLRTIENM, encoded by the exons atgagcccagagaagagtccagaggactgctgggccgtgctgagggctgccaagaacgacttcttggcagtccttggcaaggtgtatccggaggagatgcccctggagtgtgcagagtgctgccttgtcctctactacctggaggccacggtgattctgaagcatctccagccaccaggcgtggtggagcacatgacc gtccaggagtggatgaccaggagcacgtccgaggccgaccatacggtgattgtggtgaaggaacacaagacgtcggcgcagcaagcggccacgtttgcattgtcctctgaggaggagacg gtacggccacagctcctgagctccaagaggagccggacgacactggatgacctgggaggagacaaacggttcttcgtctccaccgcaggcaggccggcgttcaacgcttcgaatgacctcaaccggctgcaccaaaa atacaagctggatccagtcacctaccagacggcccggcgcatctttgagacggccaccaaggacttgacggaccaagagaagtccttggtggccgattacctcactcattccactgcgacggctgacgagcactaccggatgaagcagtcgcggaatgtggtgcaggccagtaagctgctgaagaagctggcaggtgactcaag cgctgactccgcagaggaagggcccagctgttctgcccgtggtgccgcacgggatgctgccctggcatccaaccaacagatggatgtccaggcagcgttcgatcagctccttcggacccaccccgtgaccctggatggcgacatcccagacaagacggcacgctcgcagacgtcgggccggtttcagcggcagctctatgatcgctggctgaaggcccagatgaggatgcgcgtacggcatgtcttgt cacactttggcagacggcagcccaccgagtcccgggtcgacgcttggatcaggaaccaaggctggaaaagtaacgttcccagcgcggccagcgttctgaaggactggagaccagtgggttcggtggacactgccgtggactctagccacatccaggagctcatccacaaccagaagtggaagggacttgtggtgatggacattgcggggaaggggaagggagtctgcgccacccggcagttccaggctggtgaggtggtgtgtgactaccacgggccggtagtcacagccactgagggccagcggattcactcatcgacgaaggaagaagaatctggctacatgttcttcttccggaacagccataagtctgagtgtgcctgtcacccgggcatacagccttttggccggctgattaatcattcccataagaaggccaacctccggccaagactgtacagcccagccgtcgggggacaggatgttattttgcttttggccctgaacaggattaatgttggggaggaactgttgttcgattatggggtgcagaggaaatcgttcaggggagagggactgagaaccattgagaacatgtag
- the LOC140582908 gene encoding E3 SUMO-protein ligase ZBED1-like translates to MIATDFQPFSIVEDTGFKKYSQALNPSYIPPSRKAVAQKVTDMYDRETASLKRRVSKVPAVCLTTDCWTSRTTASYMSVTCHFIEDFRMASCLLDCFEFSERHTADNIAQQLLSVAAEWGVDKKVVCCLTDNAANVTKAIQTIGWMHLPCLAHTINLVVRDALQASKPIIDKVKEAVEYFHRSTVGAQKLKETQLQMKMEELRPKQDCPTRWNSTYYMLKSFIASKNAIIPTLAVTNAPVRHLSQEEWTTVQEMCTILQPFEEVTVELSAESYLTASKVIVLARGLQRATADFRRNTTTAAAQGVIDSLCAKQQMRRLKGCQLQQQELAVAHPSNSNQLWKDWKEQAVVLDQ, encoded by the exons ATGATAGCCACTGACTTCCAGCCCTTCTCAATAGTGGAGGACACAGGATTCAAAAAATATTCACAGGCGCTCAACCCCTCCTACATTCCTCCAAGTAGGAAGGCAGTAGCCCAGAAGGTCACGGATATGTATGACAGGGAGACAGCATCTTTGAAGAGAAGGGTGTCAAAAGTACCAGCTGTCTGTTTAACCACAGACTGTTGGACTTCAAGAACGACAGCATCATATATGTCTGTAACCTGCCATTTTATCGAGGATTTCCGTATGGCCTCCTGCCTCCTGGACTGTTTTGAATTCAGTGAGCGGCACACAGCAGACAACATTGCACAACAGCTGCTTAGTGTTGCAGCAGAGTGGGGGGTGGACAAGAAAGTAGTGTGCTGCCTAACCGATAATGCGGCAAATGTTACTAAGGCTATACAAACCATTGGATGGATGCACCTACCATGCCTGGCCCATACTATTAACCTGGTGGTAAGAGATGCCCTGCAAGCTTCAAAGCCTATCATTGATAAGGTGAAAGAGGCAGTGGAATACTTTCACAGAAGCACCGTGGGGGCACAAAAACTGAAGGAGACTCAACTACAAATGAAGATGGAGGAGCTCCGACCGAAACAGGATTGTCCTACAAGGTGGAATTCCACCTACTACATGTTGAAAAGCTTTATTGCCAGTAAAAATGCCATAATCCCCACCCTGGCCGTCACCAATGCACCTGTCCGCCACCTGTCCCAGGAGGAATGGACCACAGTGCAAGAAATGTGCACAATCTTGCAACCATTTGAGGAAGTCACTGTGGAACTCAGTGCAGAAAG CTACTTGACAGCCTCGAAGGTCATAGTGCTGGCCAGGGGACTTCAAAGAGCCACCGCTGATTTCCGGCGAAACACTACAACAGCGGCAGCGCAAGGTGTGATCGACAGTCTGTGTGCGA AACAGCAGATGAGACGTTTGAAAGGCTGTCAACTGCAGCAGCAAGAATTAGCAGTGGCACACCCATCCAACAGCAACCAGCTGTGGAAGGACTGGAAGGAGCAGGCAGTGGTGCTGGATCAATAG